GCCAGTAGCCGTCGCATACATTCGGGCCACGCACCCACAACTCACCACTCGTGCCGTCGGGCACGTCAAGGCCGGTTTCATCGACGATACGCACCGCCGTGAGCGGCATCGGAAAGCCCACGGTGCCAGCGCGCCGCTCACCGTAGTACGGATTGCTGACGTTCATGAGCGTCTCGGTCATGCCATAGCGCTCGAGAATCACGTGGCCGAACCGCTCACGAAAAGCGTCCATCACCGGGGCCGGCAATGGCGCCGAGCCCGACACGAACAACCGCGTGCGCGCGCCGATCGCGGCCGCGCGCTCGGGCGCCACGTCGAGCAACCGCACGAACATGGTTGGCACCCCGAAGAACACCGTGGGCTGATATGCCTCGAACCAGTCGGCCGCGCGCTCATGTTCAAACCGTTCGGCGAGCCGCATGTGGCACCCGCTGAGCAGCCACACATGCAGGCCGTTGCCCAAGCCATGCACGTGAAAGAGCGGCAGCACCGCGAGGTAGCGATCGTCGCTGGTGAACTCCCAGCCACTCGTGAGCGCCAACGCGTTCGCCGCGAAGTTGCCATGCGTGAGCACGGCCCCTTTCGACGCGCCGGTGGTTCCCGAGGTGTACACGAGCGCAGCCGCCGTATTGGCCGCACACCGCACCGTGAGGCGCGCGGCGGGCTGGTGCATGGTCTCGGCCACTAACGCCTCGAGGCTCCACGAGATGACACCCCGCGGCAGGTCGCCCTGTTGCGCCGACGTGGTGATCACCGCGACCGGTGCAGCATCGCTCACAATGTGCGTGATCTCGCGTTCACGATACAGGACGTTCACTGGCACCACGATGATGCCGGTCTTGATGCACGCCAGCCAGAGATCGATGACCTCAATCCGGTTGGTGAGATAGAACGCCAACCGATCGCCGGCCTGTACACCGCGCGCCCGGAGCGCGTGCGCCATTCGGTTGCTCCGCTCCTCGAGCGCGCCGAAGGTCAGTCCGAGGGCCTCCCCGGACGAGTCGAGGTAGTCGAGCGCCGGCGTTGCCGCACGGCCGAGCAGCGAGCGATCGTACAATTCGAGGAGCGACATTACGACAGGCCGAACTCGCGCACGATCGCACGCACACCGGCCAGTTGCAGTCCGTCTTCCTCAAACACGATAACCCCCAGCAAGGCCCGCCCGACGTCGTCGGGGAGACGATCCGTCCGGAACACCTGAATGACCGGCCCCATCACCATCGCATCGCTCAACCGCGGGTGCGACCAGCCGCTGGCGAGCGTCGGCTCGCTGTCGAAGCCCTTGGCGAGCACGGTCGTCAGCGCCGACGCCGGGGCACCGCGGTAACTCACGGCAGGCAGCACGCCGCCAAAGCTCCGCTCGAACAGCGCCTGCCAGGCCATCGGACGAGCACCCTGAGCACGGGTGCCAGAGGCCAGCACGATCCGCGGCGAACGCGCAAGCACGTGCATGCGTTGGACAGCATCCTGCAGATCATCGAGAATGCGCGCCTCACGATCGGGCGCCATTTCGGCGGGAGAATTGCCAGAATCATCGGCCATCCCCCAATCTTCTCTCCCGCCCGCGGCGCAGCCACCCCAATTCACCCAGTGTTCACACTTTTTCTCGTTGTCTTTCTCGACCTGATCGGATTCGGGATGATCATCCCGGTCTTTCCGTTCTACGCCGAGCATGTCGGTGTCGCACCAGCATCGGTCATTTTCTTCCTGGGGCTGTACTCCCTCGGGCAGCTGGTGGGCGCGCCGATCTGGGGGAGTCTCTCGGATCGTATCGGCCGACGGCCCGTGCTGCTGATCACGTTGCTCGCCAATGCCGGTGCCTCGGCAATGCTGGCCTTCAGCACGACCGGCACGATGCTGGCCATCTCACGCATCGTGGCCGGACTCGCCGCCGGTAACATCTCGGCCGCGTACGCCTACACGACGGACATCACCACCGATGCCACGCGCCCCAAGGCGCTCGGGCTCCTCGGTTCCGCCTTCGGCATGGGCTTCATTCTCGGGCCCGCGCTTGGTGGCATGCTGGCCGGCGCCAACCCCGACGACGGCTCCGCGTTTGCCCGCGTCGCCTACGGCGCCGCCGTGTTGTCGCTCGTCGCGTTTGTGCTCACCCTGTTCCGACTTCCCGAGTCACTGCCGCCGGAGAAGCGCCGATCCGCGACGACGAAGCGCGCTGGTATGCGCACCTATTTCGCGCGCCCGGTCCTGCGCGACCTGCTGCTCTCCACGGTCATCGTGGTGGCCGCCGTCGCCCTTTTTCAAAGCACGTTGGCGCTGTTCACCGCCGATCGACTCGGTGTCGGTCCGCGGACGCTCGGCTGGATTTACGGCTTCGTCGGCGTCGTGTCCGTCGTCGTACAGGCCGGCGTGATCGGTCCGCTCACGAAGCGTTTCGGTGCCCAGTCACTCACGCGCATCGGTGCCATTCTTGTCGGTGTCGGCATGGGCTGCATTCCGTTCTCGCACTCCATCGGCTGGCTGCTCTTCGCGCTCGGCATTTTCGGCGTGGGCTCGGCGCTCTTCAATCCGAGCATGAGCGGCCTCGTCGCGACCGCCGCCGAACCTCACGAACGCGGCAGCGTACTCGGTGCATATCAGGGCGCCGCGTCGATGGGCCGCGTGATCGGGCCGTTCGCCGCCAGCGGTGTGGCGAGCGCGAGTTCGCTGTCGATCCCCTTCCTCGTCGGCGCCGTAGTTTCACTCGGGGGCGCGCTGTTGATCCACACGCGCCCCAAAGCCAAGCCGCCGACCGACGCCTGAGCACACGCGTTACCGCGGAGTGATTCGCGCACATCGGTGTCAATTCGCGGTAAAGCAGTTCGCCGGAAACTCCACAACAGACTGCCTAACCACGAATCGGCACGAATCACCGCGGATAAAATCAAAAAAACAATAGCCTAATTCGCAGCCCAGGACTGACGCTCCGTCACGCGTGCTTATCCGCGCACATCGGCGTCAATTCGCGGTAGAGCAGTTCCGTGGCGACTCCACACCAAACTGCCTGACCACGAATCGGCACGAATCACCGCGGATAGCGCCACAAATAACAAAAGCACAATTCGCGGTAGAGCAGTTCGGTGGCTCACGCCGAACCAGCGGCCTTACGACCCCATCCCACCCACGACACGCTTCATGAGCGCACCACGCGGCAGCGTCGACGCCGCCTGAATACCATTGATGATCAGCACCTGCGCTTCCGGAATCGTGCTCGGATAGCGCTGCAGGAACTGCGTAGCGTTCATCGCTGACGGCAACGTCACGATCTCCACGCGGCCCGGTTGCACGTTGATCAGCGCCGGATCATTCAGCGGCTTGAACGAGCGGATCGACGCTTCCACTTCCGCGCCACGCTGCGACGCGACCTGCTGCGCCATGATACCGTAAATCACGTACGTCGTGTTCTGATGCGACACGGACATCGCGAGGCCCGCGAGGCCACCTTGCTCCGTCTGCGCCGTGAACGACGCGATCACCGCCGGAAGACCATTGATCGTCGTTTGACCGCTCTGACCAACCACGATGCCCTGCTGACCCAGAAAGCCCTGCAGCGCCTGCGTCGGCGTGCCCTGGCCCGGCACCAGCTGAATCTGCGCACCGTTGTCGGGGCTGCCCGCGACCACGGCGTCAGGCATGTTCGCCGTCTTCCATCCCGTTGGGAACGTGATCTCGAAGCGGAGATCCGGATGGAGGAAGCGCGTGCCGCGGAAATACCCCTGGCGCGGATTCTCGCCGAACACCATGCCGTTCAGCAGTCGCAGATACGTGTCGCGATTCACCTTCGTATTCGAGAGTGCGCCAGCGGGCAGTTCCGCCACGCGCTGCTCGGCGCGTTGCACACGATTGCCCGGATCCGGGTGCGTGCTCTGCCACTCGGGCACGCGTCCACCTCCGCCGCCCAGTCGGCCAAGCGTGGTGAACACATTCGCCGCCTCACGCACATCGAAACCCTGCGCGAGCGAATACTGGAAGCCAAGCGCGTCGGCCTGCAGCTCGTCATCACGGCCGAACTTGAGAAACAACAAGCCGGCGCCGGACCCCAGCACATCGCCGTATTTGGCGACGGTTGGCGAGAGAATGCTCGCGCCCACCAGACCGATCTGTGCCACTTGCTGCTTGCTCATCGCCGCGACCGTGTGCTTCGCCGTGACGTGACCGATCTCGTGGCCGATGACCTCGGCCAGCTCCGCTTCGCTGTTCAAATGCGACATCAGTCCGCGCGTCACGAAGATGAAGCCGCCGGGATAGGCGAACGCATTCACCGCCGCGTCATCGAGCAGGTGGAATTCCCAGGGCAGATTCGGGCGCTCCGACTTGGCGGCGATCTGCGTACCGATGCGCTTTACGAGCGCCTGCGCTTCGGAGTTCGGATACTCGCCGACGCGCTGCAGATCACCGGCCGATGCCTGTTTCCCCATCTGGATTTCCTGCGATTCCGAGATGAGCGACAGCTCGCGCCGTCCCGTCACGGGATTCGTCGCGCAGGCGCCTGTCGTGAGCAGCAGCCCCAGCGCTGCAGCCCGGCGCAGTTCTGTCCCCATGGTAATCCTCCGTATGCGTTTGGTCACACGTACATCGTCACACATCACATACACACAGGGCAAGCTGCGTGCCTCATCCGGCAATTCGCTTGACCCTCACCAATGCCGACGGCACATTCGCACGCTGAGTATTCCGCGATTCGAGCGTTGTGTTTCTTCTGCCCCCCGTCATGCTCTCCACGCGTCTGCGTCCGTTGCCGCCGTTACATCCTTCCGCGGGCCGGCGCCCGTGGCTGTCGATCGTGAGGCCGGCGCTGTCTCTGCTGCTCGCCGCCGGCTGTGCCGGTTCGCGCCCCGCGCCGGCCCCTGCGGCGCGCCCCGTGACTGCCGCCGACAGCGCCCGCGTGCGCGCGCTCGCCACCGAGCAGGCGCGCGCAGGCGGCACGCGACGAGGCGTCATCGGGGTGCCGCCGTTCGCGTCTCTCGGGCGCGACACCACGCTGGTGCCGCTGGCCTTCGCGTTGGCGGACCTCGTCTCCACCGATCTGTCACTGAGCAAAGGCCTGACCGTCGTCGAGCGAGCCCGGCTGGGCGAAGTGCTGCGTGAACTTGATCTCGCGGCTTCAGGGCGCGTGGACTCCGCCACGGCCCCGCGCGTCGGTCGCCTGGTGAGCGCGGAACGGCTCATCTTCGGCTCTGTCGAGCCGCTGCCGGACGGTCGCACCATTCGACTCGGCGCCCGGATCGGCGATGTCGAGAAGTCCACCGTGACGACCGCCGTCGACGCCCGCGCGCCGCTTGCCGAGATCTTCGCGGCCGAAAAGGAACTCGTATTTCGGCTGTTCCAGTCGCTTGGCATCGTGCTGTCGCCGGCCGAACGCGCGGAGATCGAGCAACAGCCCACCAAGAGCGTGGCCGCGCTCCTGGCCTACGGACGCGGTGTCCAGCGCACGTATGAAGGGGATTCGAAAGGCGCCGCCGAAGCGTTCCGCCAGGCGCACCGCATCGACAAGAATTTTCAGGGCGCCCGCAATCGTGAAATCGAAGCACGCGTGATCGGCGCCATTGGCACCAGCAACCCCGTCGT
The Gemmatimonas sp. DNA segment above includes these coding regions:
- a CDS encoding AMP-binding protein, producing MSLLELYDRSLLGRAATPALDYLDSSGEALGLTFGALEERSNRMAHALRARGVQAGDRLAFYLTNRIEVIDLWLACIKTGIIVVPVNVLYREREITHIVSDAAPVAVITTSAQQGDLPRGVISWSLEALVAETMHQPAARLTVRCAANTAAALVYTSGTTGASKGAVLTHGNFAANALALTSGWEFTSDDRYLAVLPLFHVHGLGNGLHVWLLSGCHMRLAERFEHERAADWFEAYQPTVFFGVPTMFVRLLDVAPERAAAIGARTRLFVSGSAPLPAPVMDAFRERFGHVILERYGMTETLMNVSNPYYGERRAGTVGFPMPLTAVRIVDETGLDVPDGTSGELWVRGPNVCDGYWRRPDATAAAFTDGWFRTGDVGVRATDGYITLEGRRSDLIISGGFNIYPREIEELLAEQDGVREAAVVGVKDAVRGEVPVAYLVCDASVNLEALAQQVRTQLASFKVPRGFVRVEALPRTALGKVQRHLLPPWTIT
- a CDS encoding MFS transporter, whose product is MFTLFLVVFLDLIGFGMIIPVFPFYAEHVGVAPASVIFFLGLYSLGQLVGAPIWGSLSDRIGRRPVLLITLLANAGASAMLAFSTTGTMLAISRIVAGLAAGNISAAYAYTTDITTDATRPKALGLLGSAFGMGFILGPALGGMLAGANPDDGSAFARVAYGAAVLSLVAFVLTLFRLPESLPPEKRRSATTKRAGMRTYFARPVLRDLLLSTVIVVAAVALFQSTLALFTADRLGVGPRTLGWIYGFVGVVSVVVQAGVIGPLTKRFGAQSLTRIGAILVGVGMGCIPFSHSIGWLLFALGIFGVGSALFNPSMSGLVATAAEPHERGSVLGAYQGAASMGRVIGPFAASGVASASSLSIPFLVGAVVSLGGALLIHTRPKAKPPTDA
- a CDS encoding M48 family metalloprotease, translated to MGTELRRAAALGLLLTTGACATNPVTGRRELSLISESQEIQMGKQASAGDLQRVGEYPNSEAQALVKRIGTQIAAKSERPNLPWEFHLLDDAAVNAFAYPGGFIFVTRGLMSHLNSEAELAEVIGHEIGHVTAKHTVAAMSKQQVAQIGLVGASILSPTVAKYGDVLGSGAGLLFLKFGRDDELQADALGFQYSLAQGFDVREAANVFTTLGRLGGGGGRVPEWQSTHPDPGNRVQRAEQRVAELPAGALSNTKVNRDTYLRLLNGMVFGENPRQGYFRGTRFLHPDLRFEITFPTGWKTANMPDAVVAGSPDNGAQIQLVPGQGTPTQALQGFLGQQGIVVGQSGQTTINGLPAVIASFTAQTEQGGLAGLAMSVSHQNTTYVIYGIMAQQVASQRGAEVEASIRSFKPLNDPALINVQPGRVEIVTLPSAMNATQFLQRYPSTIPEAQVLIINGIQAASTLPRGALMKRVVGGMGS
- a CDS encoding CsgG/HfaB family protein, translated to MLSTRLRPLPPLHPSAGRRPWLSIVRPALSLLLAAGCAGSRPAPAPAARPVTAADSARVRALATEQARAGGTRRGVIGVPPFASLGRDTTLVPLAFALADLVSTDLSLSKGLTVVERARLGEVLRELDLAASGRVDSATAPRVGRLVSAERLIFGSVEPLPDGRTIRLGARIGDVEKSTVTTAVDARAPLAEIFAAEKELVFRLFQSLGIVLSPAERAEIEQQPTKSVAALLAYGRGVQRTYEGDSKGAAEAFRQAHRIDKNFQGARNREIEARVIGAIGTSNPVVIPGVRPLDRAISTAVDRLNRPLDLVTNVSRAVSTATDPSFPNAKGIIVITVVRP